One genomic region from Esox lucius isolate fEsoLuc1 chromosome 24, fEsoLuc1.pri, whole genome shotgun sequence encodes:
- the rps4x gene encoding 40S ribosomal protein S4, X isoform: MARGPKKHLKRVAAPKHWMLDKLTGVFAPRPSTGPHKLRECLPLIIFLRNRLKYALTGDEVKKICMQRFIKIDGKVRTDVTYPTGFMDVISIEKTGEHFRLIYDVKGRFTVHRITAEEAQYKLCKVKKLLVGTKGVPHLVTHDARTIRYPDPLIKVNDTVRIDLATGKITEHIKFDTGNLCMVTGGANLGRIGIITNRERHPGSFDVVHVKDSAGNLFATRLGNIFIIGKGNKPWVSLPRGKGIRLTIAEERDKRIAAKAGSS; the protein is encoded by the exons ATG gcACGAGGACCGAAGAAGCACCTAAAGCGCGTTGCAGCGCCAAAGCATTGGATGCTTGACAAGCTCACCGGAGTGTTC GCTCCTCGTCCCTCCACCGGCCCCCACAAGCTGAGGGAGTGCCTGCCCCTCATCATCTTCCTCAGGAACCGTCTGAAGTACGCCCTGACCGGAGATGAGGTCAAGAAGATCTGCATGCAGAGGTTCATCAAGATTGACGGCAAGGTCCGCACCGATGTCACCTACCCCACTGGCTTCATGG atgtgATAAGCATTGAGAAGACCGGAGAGCATTTCCGTCTGATCTACGATGTCAAGGGCCGTTTTACTGTTCATCGCATCACTGCTGAGGAAGCCCAG TACAAGCTGTGCAAGGTGAAGAAACTCCTTGTTGGCACCAAGGGAGTCCCCCACCTGGTGACCCATGACGCCCGCACCATCCGCTACCCCGACCCCCTCATCAAGGTCAACGACACAGTCCGCATTGACCTCGCCACCGGCAAGATCACGGAACACATCAAGTTTGACACAG GTAACCTGTGCATGGTGACTGGCGGTGCCAACTTGGGGCGTATCGGTATCATTACCAACAGGGAGAGGCATCCTGGCTCGTTCGACGTGGTGCACGTCAAGGACAGTGCTGGAAACCTCTTCGCCACCAGGCTTGGCAACATCTTCATCATTGGCAAG GGCAACAAGCCGTGGGTGTCCCTGCCCCGTGGAAAGGGTATCCGCCTAACCATcgctgaggagagagacaagagaaTTGCTGCCAAGGCCGGCAGCAGCTAA
- the cited1 gene encoding cbp/p300-interacting transactivator 1 has product MTSLLFSTPAHVVMKDREPPSPSLTLLHYPGTPGTVKTSGGGPFPPSSTLQTSTSPSLSKPQPFCLQTLQTSGPHLIASMQLQKLNSHYQSLAGGVGGGGVSGPTLGPQRGFGGSTLGSATHLVGVTPGVIGGGNQGCGSGGIIDSDPVDEEVLMSLVIELGLDRANELPELWLGQNEFDFIADVPARC; this is encoded by the coding sequence ATGACCTCACTGCTTTTCTCCACCCCTGCACACGTTGTCATGAAGGACCGCGAGCCTCCATCACCCTCCCTCACCCTTCTGCACTACCCCGGGACACCAGGCACCGTCAAAACCTCAGGCGGGGGCCCCttccccccctcctccaccctccaaACCTCaacctctccatccctctccaaaCCCCAGCCCTTCTGCCTTCAGACCCTCCAGACCTCAGGCCCTCACCTTATAGCCAGCATGCAGCTCCAGAAACTGAATTCTCACTACCAAAGTCTAGCCGGAGGTGTAGGTGGCGGCGGAGTCTCTGGCCCCACCTTGGGACCCCAAAGGGGGTTTGGGGGCTCAACACTGGGCTCGGCTACGCATCTAGTTGGGGTTACCCCTGGTGTCATTGGAGGGGGGAACCAGGGTTGTGGTTCTGGGGGGATTATAGACTCTGACCCAGTGGATGAGGAGGTTCTGATGTCGTTGGTCATAGAGCTAGGTTTGGACCGTGCCAACGAGCTACCAGAACTTTGGCTGGGACAAAATGAGTTTGACTTCATTGCAGATGTACCTGCCAGATGCTGA